The following coding sequences are from one Rutidosis leptorrhynchoides isolate AG116_Rl617_1_P2 chromosome 11, CSIRO_AGI_Rlap_v1, whole genome shotgun sequence window:
- the LOC139876103 gene encoding uncharacterized protein, whose product MSEDRSHTRNNEISELTSQLAKLIQANVESQAHRLSDSLKINLSLNNTNFSLWSRMMKVAIGGKSDALFKHLTDDPPEVTSNKWNQEDLVVFSWIIQNIEPQIASNLTQFPTTKMLWNALVTTYSAGKDKLQNFDLHIRANNIKQEGKPLEELWLKMQGIWGEIEMRDPNPMEHPSDIVKYNNLRSEQKLFQFLNALDHKHDNIKRKILRLDPLPTIESAHAAIRKETAHQTIFGIKTEAPTHSGIATGLVASKTKEHDGHGLISKKQS is encoded by the coding sequence ATGTCAGAAGACAGAAGCCATACTCGTAACAATGAAATCAGTGAATTAACTAGCCAATTGGCAAAGTTAATTCAAGCAAACGTTGAATCACAAGCACACAGGCTTTCAGATTCCTTGAAAATCAATTTAAGCCTCAATAACACAAACTTTTCTTTATGGTCAAGGATGATGAAGGTTGCAATCGGAGGCAAATCCGATGCCCTCTTTAAGCATCTGACCGATGATCCACCAGAAGTCACAAGCAACAAATGGAACCAAGAAGACCTGGTTGTGTTCTCTTGGATTATCCAGAACATAGAGCCACAAATTGCAAGCAACCTGACCCAATTCCCAACTACAAAAATGCTATGGAATGCACTCGTCACAACATACAGTGCAGGCAAAGACAAGCTGCAAAACTTTGATCTACACATTAGAGCAAACAACATCAAACAAGAAGGTAAACCTTTGGAAGAATTATGGTTAAAAATGCAAGGGATTTGGGGTGAAATCGAAATGAGGGATCCAAATCCCATGGAACACCCTAGTGATATTGTCAAATACAACAACCTTAGATCAGAACAAAAATTGTTCCAATTTTTAAATGCTTTAGACCACAAACATGACAATATCAAAAGGAAAATTCTGAGATTAGATCCCTTACCAACCATTGAAAGTGCACATGCTGCAATTCGTAAAGAAACTGCACATCAAACTATCTTTGGTATTAAGACTGAAGCTCCTACCCACTCCGGCATCGCGACCGGCCTTGTAGCATCAAAAACAAAAGAACACGATGGCCATGGTCTCATCTCAAAGAAGCAAAGCTGA